The following is a genomic window from Candidatus Eisenbacteria bacterium.
CAGGATTTTGACAAAACTTGCGTCAAAATTAATCAAAGTATTTCCGAGACGCAACACCACGAGGGAAATGCCGGAGATGAGGAATGAGCGGCTTCGCCTGGCTTCAGTAGAGATCACCGAGCAGTGCAACAATCGCTGCCCCTACTGCGATCAGCGGAAGTCCGAACTTTTCATGCCAGTGGCGCAATTCAGCAACCTGCTCGACGAACTGGCGACCGATGGAACTGAGGCCGTGGCTCTGGGAGGCGGCGAACCGACGCTCCATCCGGCGCTGCCCGATGTGCTCGGAGCTGTTCGTGAACGAGGGCTTCGCGCTGGACTCACCACCAACGCCTTCAATCCTCGTTTGGTTTTGCAATTGGTAGATCAGGGGTTGCTGGAGAGTTTTGGTGTCTCTGCGGGAAAAGGGGAATGGTTGCGCCTGGTCGCTCATACCCGAGCTATCGTCAACCTGCTGTTATTGCGAAACTCTGTGAATGAAACGATCCGCCAGGCAGCGACGGCAGTGCGCCGCGGCGCCAAATGCCTTCTGCTCCTCGGCTATAAGGGCGCCCGACCCGAATTCAGGCCCTCCACTGCCGAACTATCCGACGCCTACACAATGCTGAACATGCTGGGACGGAAACTGGACCTGACCATCGCCGCTGATGACTACACCCGCCGCCGACTGGGTCTGACAACCACTTGCGGCGAGGGGTTCCTGCGTGTGCGGATTGACGGTGCTCGTGAGCCGTGCTGTTTTGGAAGTTGCGAGTTCCGGTGCAACTCTGATATCCATCAAGCCTCCTTCAGCTAAACAATCTGTTGGAACTCGTGAGATACATTCACCTGAATCCGTTGAGAGCTCGGATGGTTAAGGATTTGACGGAGCTGGACAGGTATCCCTGGTCGGGTCATAGTGCCATCATGGGCTTGAATAAGAATGATTGGCAGGAGGTAGAAGAAGTACTGCTTCATTTTTCAGGAAAAGAAGCAAGGGCCCGTAGGTGCCTTTTAGATGGGTGACCCCAATTGAAGGTTCAATCAATCAGAATATTCTTGGTCAGCCTGTCAACGCCTGACACCTTCCCTCTTTCAATTGATAAACATCTTGACAGCTCAAATTCTTTTGTATAAATTCTTATGTCAGTGGATAACCGGCTCAGGGGTAATTTCGGAGTTCAGCTCGATTACAAAAAACGGATGTAATCGAGGGAGCGGGAGCTTATTCATTTTTTATAGCTTGTTGATTTGCCAGCTTGATTGTTTGTCCTCTTGTTAAAATGTATTTTTTATCTTTGACCCCGAATATGCCGAATACCCTTGACATCCACTACCCTACCGATCTTGT
Proteins encoded in this region:
- a CDS encoding radical SAM protein, with the translated sequence MTKLASKLIKVFPRRNTTREMPEMRNERLRLASVEITEQCNNRCPYCDQRKSELFMPVAQFSNLLDELATDGTEAVALGGGEPTLHPALPDVLGAVRERGLRAGLTTNAFNPRLVLQLVDQGLLESFGVSAGKGEWLRLVAHTRAIVNLLLLRNSVNETIRQAATAVRRGAKCLLLLGYKGARPEFRPSTAELSDAYTMLNMLGRKLDLTIAADDYTRRRLGLTTTCGEGFLRVRIDGAREPCCFGSCEFRCNSDIHQASFS